A genomic segment from Nicotiana sylvestris chromosome 1, ASM39365v2, whole genome shotgun sequence encodes:
- the LOC104229034 gene encoding uncharacterized protein, with protein MGHKKRKRGERATTHPRNKYFDNPPDFSVLASKYSTFAPYVFYSGDGRRPKIDWTDFNATRELTRVLLHHDHGLNWWIPDGQLCPTVPNRSNYIHWIEDLLSSDIVPKVQDDRNCIRGFDIGTGANCIYPLLGASLMGWKFVGSDVTDVALEWAEKNLKSNPHLSELIEIRRVNMENPSSSKEKLNDEPGKYGQCKDVDFDNADAALIGPSPPSHLPVHPGVGKIYNGPPILVGVVKDGEKFDFCMCNPPFFETMEEAGLNPKTSCGGTMQEMVCPGGENAFITRIIEDSVQLRESFRWYTSMVGRKTNLKVLISKLWEVGATIVKTTDFVQGQTCRWGLAWSFLPLSKKMVPSHMAEKNNMSFMLEGLQRHQSAIDVLQSVESYFCSIGASSKLDSASFNVDVTLSGKQCKSIMKTRSQNGNEQDIPISANYCSGQLNDMRLRVSVFQQIPGTLLVRGSLLQKEIPVSGAFSFIFQQLQEVLKSKFSKSTR; from the exons ATGGGGCACAAGAAGAGGAAGAGAGGGGAGAGAGCCACTACCCATCCCCGTAACAAGTACTTTGATAACCCACCAGATTTCTCCGTCTTGGCCTCTAAATACTCTACCTTTGCACCTTACGTTTTCTATTCAGGTGATGGTCGTCGACCAAAAATTGATTGGACTGACTTCAATGCTACACGTGAACTCACCAGAGTTCTGCTCCACCATGATCATGGCCTCAATTG GTGGATTCCTGATGGACAACTTTGCCCTACAGTCCCCAACAGATCTAACTATATTCATTGGATTGAAGATCTTCTGTCATCGGACATCGTTCCTAAAGTTCAAGATGACAGAAACTGTATTAGGGGTTTTGATATAGGAACGGGAGCTAATTGCATTTACCCTCTTCTCGGTGCATCTCTTATGGGTTGGAAGTTTGTTGGCTCTG ATGTTACCGACGTAGCTTTAGAGTGGGCAGAGAAAAATCTTAAAAGTAATCCTCATCTTTCTGAATTGATTGAAATCAGAAGAGTTAACATGGAAAACCCATCATCTTCCAAGGAAAAGCTGAATGATGAACCAGGAAAATATGGCCAATGTAAAGACGTAGACTTCGACAATGCAGATGCTGCTCTCATTGGACCTTCACCTCCTTCTCATCTCCCAGTGCACCCAGGTGTAGGAAAAATTTACAATGGACCTCCTATACTTGTCGGCGTAGTCAAGGATGGGGAAAAATTCGATTTTTGTATGTGCAACCCTCCATTTTTTGAGACGATGGAGGAAGCTGGATTAAATCCAAAGACTTCTTGTGGCGGGACTATGCAGGAGATGGTTTGTCCTGGTGGAGAGAATGCTTTTATTACTCGTATTATTGAGGATAGTGTTCAGTTAAGGGAATCCTTTCG GTGGTACACCTCAATGGTTGGAAGAAAAACTAACCTAAAGGTACTTATATCAAAGCTTTGGGAGGTTGGAGCAACAATAGTGAAGACAACTGACTTTGTGCAAGGCCAGACATGCCGATGGGGTCTTGCCTGGTCATTTCTCCCTCTTTCCAAGAAGATGGTACCATCCCACATGGCTGAGAAGAATAACATGTCGTTCATGCTTGAG GGTCTGCAGCGCCATCAGAGTGCCATTGATGTATTGCAATCAGTGGAATCCTATTTCTGTAGTATTGGTGCATCCTCTAAATTAGACTCTGCCTCGTTTAATGTTGAT GTAACTTTGTCAGGCAAGCAATGCAAGTCTATCATGAAGACCCGGTCACAGAATGGAAACGAACAGGATATACCAATATCTGCAAATTATTGCTCTGGCCAACTGAATGACATGCGTCTGCGTGTTTCT GTCTTCCAGCAGATACCAGGGACACTTCTGGTGAGGGGATCATTGCTCCAGAAAGAGATCCCTGTATCAG GGGCATTTTCTTTTATATTCCAGCAATTACAGGAAGTTTTGAAAAGCAAATTCAGTAAAAGCACCAGATGA